In the Allorhizobium ampelinum S4 genome, one interval contains:
- a CDS encoding non-ribosomal peptide synthetase: MPNIEELLPLSPLQKGLLFHSLYDESGVDVYHIQFTIELRGKCVPEKLRKCADLLLHRYPNIRAGFEYEDLDDPLQVVLDTVDLPWHTVDISDHEEREKEGILDKISAFDRTTRFRADRPPLLRFTFVKLDSDRAYLFFTHHHLILDGWSLPVFLRELFELYDCNGEVEALPSAASYRDYLDWMTSADGESSREAWTQYLLDYDYQRNALHGNVYDAHQPQTVLRTISSSLTQQVLTLSRTVGVTDSTIMQAAWGIFLSLIEARSDVVFGVVVSGRHPEVPDVERIVGLLANTIPLRFRVDGSEKVKALLCRVQSEQAGLIQFHSTSLGDIQRWIGTTNLLESVVVYQNYPLGGESVWRGESFSAEFVDCSGGQSHYPLHLSIFPGRSTEIRLSYQPHLFDRDTVEAFADRFIRLLEAIVSDPEQRLDEIDLLDPDERHKVLVEWNDTRRPISRELLPELFQAQAARTPDAIALECEGEQISYAELEARANRMARYLIELGVGPETIVALALPRSIDMVVSLLAVLKSGGAYLPLDPQYPTERLAFMVADAQPATVIAVASTAEKLPEDAPLLLLDDAGVLERISAFSDSAVIETERHAPLDPLHPAYVIYTSGSTGKPKGVVVNHSGFTNFLAAMTEIFDPFAQTPFYATTSIAFDIAGMELFLPLATGGRLNLSAQSAALQAQETVRALTNAPSGLFQATPSAYRNLAEVHSAGNVAALCGGEQLTSDLAQQILSTYGSLHNLYGPTETTIWSLCAAISDVESEGSVPIGRPISNTFVYVLNDTLQLVPPGVVGELYIAGAGLARGYLRRPGLTAERFVADPFGEAGTRMYRTGDLVKWRSDGILDYLGRADEQVKIRGFRIEPGEIEAALLSHPSVSQAVVIAREDSSGDKKLLGYVVSQSGSLIDAQALRQFLRDRLPDYMVPAAIIALDRLPLSPNGKLDRKALPSPTYEVSVGREPSTPQEELLCGLFAEVLGLNQVGIDDNFFDLGGHSLLATRLISRIRSTFSREVAIRTLFEAPTVAQLDRYLNKSDTARTALQKQMRPPRLPLSPAQRRLWLLDRIDGHSSTYNIPIALHLNGDIEISVLKSCLKDILLRHESLATTFVEVEGIPHQEVVSADNLNIDIITKKIAHENLSTALVAAANYNFDLSIDVPIRPYLFQLGQNEYVLLILLHHIAADGWSMFPLLRDLSASYNARSKGKEPEWTPLSVQYADYTLWHQDVLGSESDQDSLISKQIEYWREALKGLPDEINLPVDRTRPAIESHRGAEVEFALSGELHAGLKALARNERVTLFMLFHSTLAALLYRLGAGTDIAIGSPVAGRMDAALEDLVGFFVNTLVFRIDTADNPTFRELCGRVRDITLDAYAHQDLPFERLVELLNPSRSLAKHPLFQVLLVLHNNLEANLAFDGVDASIEKVNVTSAKFDLSFALREQFDADKAPAGIFGAIEYATDLFDRDTVEAFADRFIRLLEAIVSDPEQRLDEIDLLDPDERHKVLVEWNDTRRPISEALLPELFQAQVARTPDAIAVVDRDHVLTYRDLETQANRLAHYLVNLGVGPDRPVVICIERCIDVAVGLLAILKAGGAYVAVDPVYPKDRIDFVARDARPAVVITMSRHAELFVGLHPSVPVISIDADHNEWSTMSGAPPEMGGNDSRLAYICYTSGSTGTPKGVMIDHAAVVRTVMATDYANFGVRETFLQFAPLAFDASTFEIWGALLNGGRLVFAPPGKVGLDEVCDLVQKFNVTTLWLTAGIFQLLSEEHLQCLFSLRQLLAGGDVLSLDTINRVNKALPNCQVINGYGPTEATTFSVCHAFPKGIATEIPIGKPIANTKVYVLDKCLAPVPIGVVGELYIAGRGVGRGYLNHPSLTCEKFISSPFGDSGDRLYRTGDLVRWGRDGLLRFLGRADEQVKIRGFRIEPGEIEATLLSHPSVSQAVVIAREDSSGDKKLLGYVVSQSGSLIDAQALRQFLRDRLPDYMVPAAIIALDRLPLSPNGKLDRKALPSPTYEVSVGREPSTPQEELLCGLFAEVLGLNQVGIDDNFFDLGGHSVLAMRLMARIRQTFGTTVALRTIFEASTVSALSLYLETKNIASNELPPISVHSERKAPVTPSQHRLWDKAKKATSDSAARIDHSSENLVQTLEIVGNLDVGAFLKASDALVKKHEALRTVFSDSNNMAYQEAHANEICVASYFDLVGYTIEEIEEKKKDFGVKPFDLSTSLPLRVGIFKLQDKKFHVIFVVHHIVADGWSIGIMNADFEALYNHVAAGRALSQSNNGRHAYQYIDYAHWLQQRLDQGDFEDQFLYWKKKLQDLPSLAVCVTKEPHDGRDTVEANKLMFAIEPSTRGDVIGLAKEARTTPFGVFMTALRILVWIETGAKDIAVQAPVANRRDPDTHLILGRFFNYIAVRSELAENETAISTIRNNHSSFVEAQENQEVPFELIYEAITGGKELFKRPLAEYAITMEPAGKPLTLDGVNVESIPSVGVENLKRTLNLTLVESGTSLLCQMRFDAKRFDKVHSAMFRDDWLHILKLVTTDPGISLLTIREKLVTSRRDSHD; encoded by the coding sequence GTGCCTAACATTGAAGAGCTTCTCCCGCTATCACCTTTGCAGAAGGGCCTTCTCTTCCACTCACTTTATGATGAGAGTGGTGTTGACGTCTATCACATCCAATTTACGATCGAGCTGCGTGGCAAATGTGTGCCCGAGAAGCTGCGGAAATGCGCTGACTTGCTTCTGCATCGTTATCCGAACATCCGTGCTGGGTTCGAATATGAGGATTTGGACGATCCGCTGCAAGTCGTTCTAGATACCGTCGATCTTCCCTGGCACACGGTCGATATCTCTGACCACGAGGAGCGAGAAAAGGAAGGGATATTAGATAAGATTTCCGCCTTTGACCGGACAACAAGATTCAGAGCCGACAGGCCACCATTGCTTCGCTTTACCTTCGTCAAACTGGATTCAGACAGAGCTTATCTTTTTTTTACGCACCATCATCTCATACTCGACGGATGGTCGTTGCCTGTATTTCTTCGTGAGCTGTTTGAGCTTTATGACTGTAATGGGGAAGTCGAAGCGCTACCGTCCGCTGCCTCTTATCGAGACTATCTCGACTGGATGACCTCCGCAGATGGCGAAAGTTCTCGCGAGGCATGGACGCAATATCTACTCGATTACGATTATCAGCGGAACGCGTTGCACGGCAATGTATACGACGCCCACCAGCCTCAGACGGTACTACGAACAATCAGTAGCTCGCTTACCCAGCAAGTTCTTACGCTATCGCGAACAGTTGGTGTCACGGACAGCACTATTATGCAGGCGGCTTGGGGAATTTTTCTCAGCCTGATCGAGGCTCGAAGTGATGTTGTTTTCGGAGTGGTTGTATCAGGTCGCCATCCAGAAGTTCCTGACGTTGAGAGGATCGTGGGCTTGTTGGCAAACACGATACCTCTTCGCTTCAGGGTGGACGGCAGTGAGAAGGTTAAGGCGTTACTCTGCAGGGTGCAATCCGAGCAAGCTGGCTTGATCCAGTTTCACTCGACAAGCCTCGGGGATATTCAAAGATGGATCGGAACCACGAATCTTCTGGAAAGCGTTGTGGTTTATCAAAACTATCCCCTAGGAGGAGAAAGTGTGTGGAGAGGAGAATCGTTCTCAGCTGAGTTTGTTGACTGCTCAGGGGGACAATCGCACTATCCGCTTCATCTTTCGATTTTCCCGGGTAGATCAACAGAGATCAGGCTTAGTTACCAACCACATTTGTTTGACCGCGACACCGTAGAAGCGTTTGCCGATCGGTTTATCCGCCTTCTGGAGGCTATTGTCTCCGATCCCGAACAACGCCTAGACGAAATCGATCTGTTAGACCCCGACGAACGTCACAAGGTTCTTGTAGAATGGAATGACACGCGACGGCCGATTTCCCGGGAGTTGTTACCTGAACTCTTCCAAGCCCAGGCTGCCCGCACACCTGATGCTATCGCCCTTGAATGTGAAGGCGAGCAAATTTCGTACGCCGAACTTGAGGCCCGCGCCAACCGGATGGCCCGGTATTTAATTGAGCTGGGCGTGGGACCTGAGACGATTGTCGCACTGGCGCTTCCACGGTCAATCGACATGGTTGTGTCTTTGCTGGCGGTTCTCAAGTCAGGTGGGGCTTATCTGCCTCTCGACCCGCAATATCCGACCGAAAGATTAGCGTTCATGGTGGCTGACGCGCAGCCCGCCACGGTAATCGCGGTGGCATCGACGGCAGAAAAGCTGCCTGAGGATGCTCCTCTCCTACTTCTAGATGACGCTGGAGTCCTCGAACGGATCTCCGCATTTTCCGATTCCGCGGTCATCGAGACAGAACGGCACGCGCCGCTCGACCCACTACATCCCGCCTATGTCATCTATACATCCGGATCAACCGGAAAACCCAAAGGCGTGGTTGTGAATCATTCGGGGTTCACAAATTTCCTTGCCGCGATGACTGAAATCTTCGATCCATTCGCGCAAACACCGTTTTATGCGACCACGTCAATCGCTTTTGATATCGCCGGTATGGAACTCTTTCTGCCGCTTGCCACCGGAGGCCGGCTGAATCTCTCAGCCCAGTCCGCCGCGTTGCAAGCCCAGGAGACGGTTCGTGCATTAACAAATGCTCCATCTGGCTTGTTCCAGGCAACACCGTCTGCTTACAGGAATCTCGCCGAAGTTCATTCGGCGGGGAATGTAGCGGCTTTGTGCGGGGGTGAACAGCTTACGAGCGACCTAGCACAACAAATTCTTAGCACGTACGGAAGTCTTCATAATCTCTACGGGCCGACCGAAACGACAATATGGTCTCTTTGCGCAGCTATCAGCGATGTGGAATCCGAGGGTTCGGTTCCGATTGGGCGCCCGATTTCGAATACATTTGTTTATGTCCTCAATGATACTTTGCAACTGGTTCCGCCTGGGGTTGTCGGGGAGCTTTACATAGCGGGAGCAGGCCTGGCGCGAGGTTATCTGCGTCGGCCCGGCCTGACTGCCGAACGGTTTGTAGCTGATCCCTTTGGTGAGGCTGGCACGCGCATGTATCGGACTGGAGACCTCGTCAAATGGCGTAGCGACGGTATTCTGGACTATTTAGGGCGGGCCGACGAGCAGGTTAAGATCCGTGGTTTCCGTATTGAGCCCGGGGAGATCGAGGCCGCTCTGCTCTCTCATCCTAGCGTTTCACAAGCCGTCGTCATCGCGCGCGAGGATAGCTCCGGTGACAAAAAGCTTCTGGGATATGTGGTCAGTCAGTCGGGCTCTCTCATAGACGCACAAGCATTGCGGCAATTTCTCCGCGATCGTCTTCCTGATTATATGGTTCCAGCGGCGATCATAGCGCTCGATCGTCTTCCCCTGTCTCCAAATGGCAAACTTGATCGCAAGGCTCTGCCGTCGCCTACTTACGAGGTTTCAGTCGGCCGGGAACCTTCGACCCCACAGGAGGAGCTTCTTTGTGGCCTTTTCGCTGAAGTCCTGGGGTTAAATCAGGTAGGTATCGACGATAACTTCTTCGACCTGGGGGGACATTCACTACTTGCTACTCGCCTAATATCTCGAATCCGCTCCACCTTCAGCCGTGAGGTTGCTATCCGAACGCTTTTCGAGGCCCCGACCGTTGCTCAATTAGATCGATACCTCAATAAGTCGGATACCGCGCGGACGGCATTGCAAAAACAGATGCGACCGCCGCGTCTTCCTCTGTCTCCGGCGCAGCGTCGCCTTTGGCTTCTAGACCGGATTGATGGTCATAGCTCGACATATAATATTCCGATCGCCCTGCACCTGAACGGCGATATAGAGATATCTGTCCTAAAGTCATGCTTGAAAGACATCCTACTAAGGCACGAAAGCCTAGCGACTACTTTCGTAGAGGTTGAAGGAATTCCCCACCAAGAGGTGGTATCCGCTGACAATTTAAATATTGATATTATCACAAAGAAGATTGCCCATGAGAATCTCAGTACTGCACTTGTAGCTGCCGCAAACTATAACTTCGATCTCTCGATAGATGTCCCAATACGACCTTATCTATTCCAACTCGGCCAAAATGAATATGTGCTCCTGATCCTCCTGCACCATATCGCCGCCGATGGATGGTCGATGTTTCCGCTGTTGAGAGATCTTTCTGCTTCCTACAATGCTCGGAGCAAAGGAAAAGAGCCTGAATGGACCCCTTTGTCGGTTCAGTATGCCGACTATACACTGTGGCATCAAGACGTCTTAGGCAGCGAAAGCGACCAGGATAGTCTCATTTCAAAGCAAATTGAGTATTGGCGAGAAGCGCTTAAGGGCCTTCCGGACGAGATCAATCTACCAGTCGATCGAACCAGGCCCGCAATAGAAAGCCATCGCGGGGCGGAGGTGGAATTTGCTCTTTCTGGGGAGCTTCATGCCGGCTTGAAAGCCTTGGCAAGGAACGAGCGTGTAACATTATTTATGCTCTTCCATAGCACCCTCGCAGCGCTCCTTTATCGGTTAGGCGCGGGGACAGACATTGCGATTGGGAGCCCGGTAGCGGGACGCATGGATGCTGCTCTTGAGGACCTCGTCGGATTTTTCGTCAACACCCTCGTATTCCGTATAGACACTGCCGATAATCCCACGTTCCGCGAGCTATGTGGCCGGGTTAGGGATATTACACTTGATGCTTATGCACACCAAGATCTACCCTTCGAGCGGCTGGTCGAGCTTTTGAACCCAAGCCGTTCTTTAGCAAAGCATCCCCTCTTTCAAGTCCTTCTAGTGCTTCACAACAACCTTGAGGCCAATCTCGCATTTGATGGCGTCGACGCCTCAATTGAAAAGGTAAACGTAACCTCCGCCAAATTCGACCTCTCTTTTGCCCTCCGAGAACAGTTCGACGCGGATAAGGCACCTGCCGGCATCTTCGGCGCAATCGAATATGCAACAGACCTTTTTGATCGCGACACCGTAGAAGCGTTTGCCGATCGGTTTATCCGCCTTCTGGAGGCTATTGTCTCCGATCCCGAACAACGCCTAGACGAAATCGATCTGTTAGACCCCGACGAACGTCACAAGGTTCTTGTAGAATGGAATGACACGCGGCGGCCGATTTCCGAAGCGCTGCTGCCGGAACTCTTTCAGGCTCAGGTCGCCCGTACACCTGATGCCATTGCCGTCGTTGATCGCGACCACGTTCTTACTTATAGGGATCTTGAGACCCAAGCAAATCGTTTGGCCCACTACCTCGTAAATTTAGGTGTGGGTCCAGATCGTCCTGTAGTCATATGCATCGAACGTTGTATCGACGTCGCGGTTGGCCTCTTAGCAATTCTGAAAGCGGGCGGCGCATACGTAGCTGTAGATCCCGTCTACCCGAAAGACCGCATCGATTTTGTCGCACGGGATGCCCGACCAGCGGTGGTCATTACGATGTCCCGGCACGCTGAGTTATTTGTAGGACTGCATCCTTCCGTCCCAGTGATCTCGATCGATGCCGATCACAATGAGTGGAGTACGATGTCAGGCGCGCCCCCTGAGATGGGAGGGAATGACTCTCGTCTCGCTTATATCTGCTACACCTCCGGCTCAACCGGCACTCCGAAAGGAGTTATGATAGACCATGCCGCAGTCGTCCGAACCGTGATGGCGACCGACTATGCGAATTTTGGCGTTCGCGAAACGTTTCTTCAATTCGCCCCACTAGCCTTTGACGCTTCAACTTTCGAGATCTGGGGTGCTCTCCTCAATGGTGGCCGCTTGGTATTCGCTCCGCCCGGAAAGGTTGGCCTTGATGAGGTTTGTGATCTTGTGCAGAAATTTAACGTGACGACTTTGTGGCTTACGGCCGGCATCTTTCAACTCCTTTCCGAAGAGCATCTGCAGTGCCTGTTCTCCCTCCGGCAACTGCTGGCGGGAGGGGACGTATTGTCCCTCGATACGATAAACCGGGTTAACAAAGCTCTTCCCAATTGCCAGGTAATCAATGGCTACGGCCCAACGGAGGCGACAACATTTTCAGTGTGCCACGCCTTTCCGAAAGGGATCGCGACTGAAATACCGATTGGGAAACCAATTGCGAATACAAAGGTCTATGTCCTCGACAAATGTCTTGCCCCGGTTCCAATTGGAGTGGTTGGCGAACTTTATATTGCAGGAAGAGGCGTAGGGCGTGGCTACCTAAACCACCCCTCGCTTACATGTGAAAAGTTCATTAGTAGTCCGTTTGGAGATTCGGGAGACCGTCTTTACCGAACCGGAGATTTAGTCCGATGGGGCCGAGACGGCCTACTGAGGTTTCTCGGGCGGGCCGACGAGCAGGTTAAGATCCGTGGTTTCCGTATTGAGCCCGGGGAGATCGAGGCCACTCTGCTCTCTCATCCTAGCGTTTCACAAGCCGTCGTCATCGCGCGCGAGGATAGCTCCGGTGACAAAAAGCTTCTGGGATATGTGGTCAGTCAGTCGGGCTCTCTCATAGACGCACAAGCATTGCGGCAATTTCTCCGCGATCGTCTTCCTGATTATATGGTTCCAGCGGCGATCATAGCGCTCGATCGTCTTCCCCTGTCTCCAAATGGCAAACTTGATCGCAAGGCTCTGCCGTCGCCTACTTACGAGGTTTCAGTCGGCCGGGAACCTTCGACCCCACAGGAGGAGCTTCTTTGTGGCCTTTTCGCTGAAGTCCTGGGGTTAAATCAGGTAGGTATCGACGATAACTTCTTCGACCTGGGGGGACATTCTGTCCTTGCTATGAGGCTCATGGCACGTATTCGCCAAACTTTCGGAACCACTGTAGCCTTACGCACGATATTTGAAGCATCAACCGTTTCTGCCTTATCACTTTATCTTGAGACTAAGAATATAGCTAGTAATGAACTTCCGCCGATTTCCGTGCATTCTGAACGCAAAGCGCCGGTGACTCCCAGCCAGCATCGACTTTGGGATAAAGCAAAAAAAGCTACGAGCGATTCTGCAGCACGTATTGATCACAGCTCTGAAAACCTCGTCCAAACCCTCGAAATTGTCGGAAATCTTGATGTCGGAGCATTCTTGAAAGCCAGCGACGCCTTGGTAAAGAAGCACGAAGCACTTCGGACGGTATTCAGCGACAGTAATAATATGGCTTATCAGGAAGCGCATGCGAACGAGATCTGCGTAGCAAGTTACTTTGACCTAGTTGGATATACCATTGAGGAGATAGAGGAAAAAAAGAAGGATTTTGGAGTCAAGCCATTCGACCTCTCAACTAGTCTTCCTCTTCGAGTCGGAATCTTCAAGCTTCAAGACAAAAAATTTCATGTCATTTTTGTGGTTCACCACATCGTAGCTGACGGGTGGTCAATAGGAATAATGAATGCTGATTTCGAGGCCCTGTATAACCACGTTGCTGCAGGTAGGGCTTTGTCTCAGAGCAATAATGGGAGGCACGCTTATCAATACATCGACTATGCGCACTGGCTCCAACAACGGCTTGATCAGGGCGATTTCGAGGATCAGTTTCTATATTGGAAGAAAAAGCTACAGGACCTTCCCAGCTTGGCCGTCTGCGTGACGAAAGAACCTCACGATGGTCGCGACACGGTTGAAGCGAACAAGTTGATGTTCGCGATCGAGCCTTCGACCCGTGGAGACGTAATTGGCCTCGCGAAAGAAGCTAGAACGACCCCCTTTGGTGTATTCATGACAGCGCTCCGGATTCTTGTTTGGATCGAAACTGGTGCCAAAGACATCGCAGTTCAGGCTCCGGTCGCAAACCGCAGAGATCCAGATACCCATCTGATATTAGGTAGGTTCTTTAACTACATTGCAGTTCGTTCGGAGCTCGCTGAAAATGAGACAGCGATCTCAACAATTCGGAACAACCATTCGTCTTTTGTTGAGGCGCAAGAAAATCAAGAGGTGCCTTTTGAGTTGATATACGAAGCAATCACTGGCGGCAAAGAGCTTTTTAAACGTCCGCTGGCGGAATATGCGATTACTATGGAACCTGCTGGGAAGCCGCTGACTTTGGACGGCGTAAATGTGGAATCAATTCCCAGCGTCGGGGTTGAGAACCTGAAACGAACACTGAATTTGACTCTCGTTGAGAGCGGTACATCGCTTCTTTGTCAGATGAGGTTTGATGCGAAGCGTTTCGACAAAGTGCACAGCGCTATGTTCCGTGACGATTGGCTGCATATTTTAAAGTTGGTCACAACTGACCCCGGAATTTCTTTGTTAACTATTAGAGAGAAGCTAGTCACGTCTAGACGTGATTCTCATGACTAG
- a CDS encoding 4'-phosphopantetheinyl transferase superfamily protein — protein MTSRPAYNSKATPRRVPSLPAIEVFWSSVHCSESDPRSMWRYLSADEKERARKYRYESHRDTFVMGRGLLRTLLSERLKVPEQEIRFVYGPFGKPHLLDYNNNERIHFNVSNAEDVVAIAMSSTTRVGIDVERKKNESYEEIYPFVLSDRELHEVRGADPQLRGAAFISCWTRKEALVKAAGLSISSLATIELSNEQNRIQLCAADWDGTKHLRKFSAWDESLIAGFSVSIACDSARATVKSHRHCFKT, from the coding sequence ATGACTAGTAGGCCCGCATATAATTCCAAAGCGACACCACGGAGAGTACCCAGCCTCCCAGCCATTGAAGTATTTTGGAGCTCGGTTCATTGCAGCGAAAGCGACCCTCGGTCCATGTGGAGGTATCTCTCTGCCGATGAGAAGGAGCGAGCTCGAAAATATCGTTACGAATCGCACCGTGACACGTTCGTGATGGGGCGAGGGCTACTTCGTACGTTACTTTCGGAGCGGCTTAAGGTTCCAGAGCAAGAAATCCGATTCGTTTACGGCCCGTTCGGAAAGCCCCATCTGCTAGATTACAACAACAATGAGCGAATTCATTTTAATGTTTCAAACGCCGAAGATGTTGTGGCCATAGCCATGTCCTCGACGACCCGTGTTGGGATCGACGTTGAGCGGAAGAAAAACGAGAGTTACGAGGAGATTTATCCTTTTGTACTTTCCGACCGGGAACTCCATGAAGTTCGCGGTGCGGACCCGCAGCTGCGTGGTGCCGCATTCATTTCGTGCTGGACGCGCAAAGAGGCTTTGGTAAAGGCAGCCGGCCTGAGCATCTCGAGTCTCGCCACTATCGAACTTTCAAACGAGCAAAACCGCATCCAGCTTTGCGCGGCGGACTGGGATGGAACTAAGCATCTTAGGAAGTTTAGCGCTTGGGACGAATCATTGATCGCTGGGTTTTCGGTTTCAATTGCTTGCGACAGTGCAAGGGCAACGGTAAAATCGCACCGCCACTGCTTCAAGACCTGA
- a CDS encoding helix-turn-helix domain-containing protein: MDKEIDSLKTGRGLVRSLDPEIEKPHYRMAISANGGQVPSMGEMERKLSAFLRKMREQAGLTRAEFAPLLGLSVPVYSRYERAFSKIHVTRLLHVCELLGLSPVEMLYEAAPHLWGSTDEEAEDRFRLVALVLKLPHRTTRDLMRMVEHLGQMENGRVATKPY, encoded by the coding sequence GTGGACAAAGAGATAGACAGCTTGAAGACGGGAAGAGGATTGGTAAGAAGCCTCGACCCCGAAATTGAAAAGCCGCATTATCGAATGGCGATATCGGCTAATGGAGGTCAAGTTCCCTCAATGGGGGAAATGGAAAGAAAGCTGTCTGCATTCTTGCGGAAGATGCGCGAACAGGCAGGATTAACGCGGGCGGAATTTGCTCCTCTACTTGGCCTGTCCGTCCCTGTGTACAGCAGATACGAGCGCGCATTTTCGAAGATTCATGTCACGAGACTCCTTCACGTCTGCGAACTGCTTGGTCTATCTCCGGTCGAAATGTTATATGAAGCCGCGCCCCACCTGTGGGGCTCCACTGATGAAGAGGCTGAAGATAGGTTCAGACTTGTGGCGCTCGTTCTCAAGCTGCCCCACCGGACAACGAGAGACTTGATGCGGATGGTCGAGCATCTGGGGCAAATGGAAAATGGGAGAGTAGCAACCAAGCCTTATTGA